The following coding sequences lie in one Takifugu rubripes chromosome 8, fTakRub1.2, whole genome shotgun sequence genomic window:
- the spag17 gene encoding sperm-associated antigen 17 isoform X5 — protein sequence MPPKQKKAPAKKSKAVEPAGSSKNTDSGLANVLFEEDSWRACVSLVVGSGPAEEALSRCLISAVQQPIRRHFALLTWDGVLDKLCEFGNVKGKKVETLPPFYEHSAVAESAKALLDAAQDVPCELLAKVVKCLLLQLKRQDQQNRQSQQVKCQDSKAEEDDVDTETSEKKTKLKRRGHVAVATVMDRPEDGPQLYVLLCGFYRPLLIAALDAVGVHVSTVIRLCSEDSERQERCQGDGQPAETEAEAELARKLDLFWSELVPVLNSGSAKSRLPDVVQLSYTVQIHSPEAELETGIRIFGGVANLLYDCLEWRRQHQHYLNNIRLIEVPDWPRLPPQQAEAAPATPRSKKKADSEEAAPQLKAEELVPPAEVDMRRYRNLLDQVPPESCSVGLILHCMLEQVLTSSQSSPEPSERPAASWLDDAVTVFMLRRFLPQSSSPEERSSMLRRLLPPGPSAADRKRLREMFEAGPAQKNGEQPLIIRHHDDSARRFRGVDAAEEFSPERVEQAMARLHPLCRSTQFRGQRGEGAPCWRSIRQHLRHHCADDAASWPEVQRFLHRSVFESMPLTTPDPDGVLQRRPALLGPAAPVLPWDDPPSFADLQLKNKRAQGQTCAAEDPDNTEVAPGRGPELELADIQSCRLRCLSAWCFTEQHEAAVLSQVLQAAWDQFCCLDTFTGRLNNIVYVFCHDPTGPQRHSKEFWEVGLHTDVRFRNYLEHVADTISDWTREEEEKREAAKVQHLCPAEDLQTQEKEEPIIREGSLKAWKLEQEQLQQDEEKSKKPKNGPKGKQQQEAGKQADSKKSNLSAGHKRGTANVEKGPEAAPPVGQSAELHPGEEPVSSFIGLSTGGMLIRVSGGVQHLRPADGGVVTVENIRYVEASQLLKVVVRKDGHRFCTHIDRDGAARVQLENPEQQSSECLIRREVKLGSFTALLHSGVQMSYSFYGPTGQSPGDVPGTPPRTSAADLGPLSSETHGDIRPSESQRSQHPFSGLNLSVPNGLLVQFRREVAQGVSPQHQGVAVKQCFPLHGAGTAAPLPDLFLSEETFRIITSTGDVIRALRDGSTQVLFADGSVRSSSDSAPACDPDPEVVKGSKEPDQKAEELSSAATPTQRGSWITTTPRGERTHTGGSTHKRLADLLVIEATDPGTDEVMLTREDQVVMVQKPDGSQAVEHADGTRITTWYQDRPADAPAASVKQTEKTTPTSGGELTPSPTPSPTPGPTPGPTQDSVPSEDFKKSEEDVSQPGDGGTTQSNREKVVSVEKEGCATVLMIPERGVAQVVLADGSVVTGTSQGTFEVSPSNGGQLKIHGDGTCAYTSSGPAGGATVYRMSHTHRVACDITDPQGNHFQVTENGDSSVCLGSREQEAVQEQQSQQEHLPRLFLVHVDGSGLELLSSPTVEEEFHQARSDPAVALLKEPLPDSGARFTSLSEVPDNTRMTSVSFSGGFGITVLRPARRSLWSQWTVGKRLPEIAPPNLRNRSWADFPRTENKTPGPGFGTTFGKEASGAPRRPIRSCPDVLEMRELCEHRPLGSVDRDALDARLMEYIEALMSRTQRLEEMEVKEPGAALETLGTTEASWPSAAAGPAFARTPSEVAALYDQGLAAAQRHGGARDASSRAAAGRTSGWPERLRRHRQELSQHQTLRAALRDKSFVPYFHPENLPLYQNLVQPTPSAEPSPVRRSETSGVFLPQQSCESRGRDSGYGLLFRPAFDLRLFSAAPRPSIPAPPQSDSGTAGSDRKCERSLSDAATQTSGLVNGAGGFLSAPACPSVGASSPHYKSVYVDVTGKPRSTRVRLPASVLSSAGHFEPNQKFLTVEEPVKRRCRPVSLSRAQGALRSFQLFPSTVDFGTLAEGSSASVTVRMKNVGVDLCRFQVKQPPLKTGLRVLYTPGPVPAGLHVDLQLQLLATAADASGASQTRIHHDLLIQTELEILYLPVTATICLQAPSDQEALPFRT from the exons ATGCCGCCAAAGCAAAAAAAGGCTCCAGCCAAAAAGTCCAAAGCTGTCGAGCCCGCGGGGAGCAGCAAGAACACGGATTCTGGCCTCGCCAATGTCCTGTTCGAGGAG GACTCGTGGCGGGCCTGCGTCTCCCTGGTGGTTGGCAGCGGTCCGGCCGAGGAGGCGCTGAGCCGCTGTCTGATCTCGGCCGTGCAGCAGCCGATCCGGCGACACTTCGCCCTGCTGACCTGGGACGGCGTGCTGGACAAG CTGTGCGAGTTTGGGAACGTCAAAGGGAAAAAAGTGGAGACTCTTCCGCCGTTCTACGAG CACTCAGCGGTGGCGGAATCAGCCAAAGCGCTGCTGGATGCGGCGCAGGACGTCCCCTGTGAGCTGCTGGCCAAGGTGGTGAAgtgtctgctgctccagctcaaACGCCAGGACCAGCAGAACCGCCAGAGCCAGCAGGTGAAG TGTCAGGACAGTAAAGCTGAGGAGGACGATGTGGACACGGAGACGAGTGAGAAGAAGACCAAGCTGAAGCGTCGGGGCCACGTCGCCGTGGCGACCGTCATGG ATCGACCTGAAGACGGGCCTCAGCTCTACGTCCTGCTCTGTGGGTTCTACCGGCCCCTCCTCATCGCAGCACTGGACGCTGTGGGAGTCCACGTCTCCACCGTCATCCGACTGTGTTCCGAGGACTCAGAACGGCAAGAGCGTTGCCAGGGCGACGGCCAGCCTGCAG AGacggaggcggaggcggagctGGCCAGGAAGCTGGATCTCTTCTGGTCTGAGCTGGTGCCTGTTCTGAACAGCGGCTCAGCAAAGTCCAGACTCCCGGACGTGGTCCAGCTCAGCTACACCGTCCAGATTCACAGCCCGGAGGCCGAG CTGGAGACGGGAATCCGCATCTTTGGGGGCGTGGCCAACCTCCTGTACGACTGCCTGGAGTGGCGCCGGCAACATCAGCACTACCTGAACAACATCCGGCTCATCGAGGTTCCGGACTGGCCCAGGCTGCCCCCGCAGCAGGCAGAG GCGGCGCCAGCGACGCCCCGCTCCAAGAAGAAGGCGGACAGTGAGGAAGCGGCGCCACAGCTCA AGGCCGAGGAGCTGGTTCCCCCCGCTGAGGTGGACATGCGTCGCTATAGAAACCTGCTGGACCAGGTCCCTCCCGAGTCCTGCTCCGTGGGGCTGATCCTGCACTGCATGCTGgaacag gtgctcACCTCCTCCCAATCGTCTCCTGAACCGTCCGAGCGTCCAGCTGCGTCCTGGTTGGACGACGCCGTGACCGTCTTCATGCTGCGGCGTTTTCTCCcgcagagcagcagccctgaggagcggagcagcatgCTGAGGCGCCTGCTGCCCCCAGGACCCagcgctgcagacaggaag AGGCTCAGAGAGATGTTTGAGGCTGGACCGGCCCAGAAGAACGGCGAGCAGCCTCTGATCATCAGGCACCACGACGACTCGGCTCGCCGCTTCAGGGGCGTCGAC GCAGCGGAGGAGTTCAGTCCGGAGCGGGTCGAGCAGGCCATGGCCAGGCTGCACCCGCTGTGCCGCTCCACCCAGTTCCGCGGTCAGCGGGGGgagggcgccccctgctggaggagcaTCAGGCAGCATTTACGGCATCACTGCGCTGACG ATGCTGCGTCATGGCCAGAGGTGCAGCGCTTCCTTCATCGGAGCGTGTTCGAAAGCATGCCGCTGACCACTCCGGACCCCGACGGCGTGCTGCAGAGGCGTCCTGCCCTGCTGGGACCAGCAGCCCCAGTGCTGCCCTGGGACGACCCGCCGTCCTTCGCCGACCTGCAGCTGAAGAACAAACGGGCTCAAG GTCAGACGTGCGCTGCTGAGGACCCCGACAACACGGAG GTGGCGCCTGGGAGGGGTCCTGAGCTGGAGCTGGCTGACATCCAGAGCTGCAGGCTCAGGTGTTTGTCCGCCTGGTGCTTCACGGAGCAGCACGAGGCTGCTGTCCTCTCACAG GTGCTGCAGGCGGCCTGGGACCAGTTCTGCTGTTTGGACACGTTCACAGGACGCCTCAACAACATCGTCTATGTCTTCTGTCACGACCCAACGGGTCCGCAGCGCCACAGCAAGGAATTCTGGGAAGTGGGCCTTCACACAGATGTTAGATTCAG GAATTACCTGGAACATGTGGCAGACACCATTTCTGACTGGacaagggaggaagaggagaaaagagaggctGCAAAGGTCCAACACCTCTGTCCTGCTGAAG ACCTGCAGActcaggagaaggaggagccgaTCATCCGAGAAGGTTCTCTCAAA GCCTGGAAGTTGGAGCAGGAACAActgcagcaggatgaggagaagagcaaGAAGCCGAAAAACGGCCCCAAaggcaaacagcagcaggaggcgggGAAGCAGGCAGACAGCAAAAAAAGCAATTTATCAGCAGGTCACAAGAGAGGAACTGCAAATGTTGAGAAGGGTCCCGaggcagcgccccctgtggggCAAAGTGCAGAACTGCACCCAGGAGAGGAGCCCGTCAGC AGTTTCATCGGCTTGAGCACCGGCGGAATGTTGATCCGCGTGTCCGGTGGCGTGCAGCACCTGCGTCCTGCAGACGGAGGAGTCGTCACCGTGGAGAACATCAGATATGTTGAAG CTTCCCAGCTGCTGAAAGTGGTCGTGAGGAAGGACGGCCATCGCTTCTGCACGCACATCGACCGAGACGGCGCCGCCCGAGTCCAACTGGAAAACCCAGAACAACAAAGCAGCG AGTGTCTGATCAGAAGAGAAGTGAAGCTGGGTTCTTTCACAGCACTGTTGCACAGCGGCGTCCAAATGTCCTACAGCTTCTACGGGCCGACGGGACAATCGCCAG GTGATGTTCCTGGAACGCCTCCTCGGACCAGCGCAGCAGATCTGGGTCCACTTTCCTCTGAGACACACGGAGACATCAGACCTTCAGAATCACAG AGATCCCAACATCCgttcagtggcctcaacctctCTGTTCCCAACGGTCTGCTAGTGCAGTTCCGGCGGGAGGTCGCACAAG GAGTGTCCCCGCAGCACCAGGGGGTGGCGGTGAAACAGTGCTTTCCTCTGCATggagcaggaacagcagctccGCTCCCGGACTTGTTCCTCTCCGAAGAAACGTTCCGCATCATCACCAGCACCGGAGATGTGATCCGGGCCCTGAGGGACGGGTCCACTCAG GTTCTGTTTGCAGACGGTTCGGTCAGGTCCAGCTCAGATTCTGCTCCAGCGTGTGACCCTGATCCTGAGGTGGTGAAAGGGAGTAAAGAACCGGATCAGAAGGCAGaag aactgAGCTCGGCCGCGACGCCGACCCAGAGAGGCAGTTGGATAACTACGACTCCTCGAGGAGAACGGACCCACACGGGGGGGAGCACGCACAAACGGCTGGCGGACCTCCTCGTCATCGAGGCGACGGACCCGGGGACCGATGAG GTGATGCTGACCCGTGAAGATCAGGTGGTTATGGTTCAGAAGCCAGACGGATCTCAAGCTGTAGAACATGCAGACGGAACCAGAATCACCACCTGGTACCAGGACAGACCAGCAGATGCCCCAGCAGCCTCAG TGAAGCAGACTGAGAAGACGACGCCCACGTCAGGGGGCGAGCTGACCCCCAGCCCGACCCCCAGCCCGACCCCCGGCCCGACCCCCGGCCCGACCCAGGACTCCGTTCCAAGCGAGGACTTTAAGAAGAGCGAGGAAGACGTGTCCCAGCCCGGGGACGGTGGGACGACTCAGAGCAACCGAGAGAAGGTTGTGTCCGTGGAGAAGGAGGGTTGTGCCACCGTGCTCATGATCCCAGAACGAGGCGTAGCTCAGGTCGTCTTAGCCGATGGAAGCGTCGTCACGGGGACCAGTCAGGGAACCTTTGAG GTGTCTCCGTCAAACGGCGGGCAACTGAAGATCCATGGCGATGGGACGTGCGCGTACACGAGCTCcggtccagcaggtggcgctacaGTCTACAGGATGAGCCACACGCACAGAGTAgcctgtgacatcacagaccCCCAGGGAAACCACTTCCAG GTGACGGAGAACGGAGACTCCTCTGTCTGTTTAGGGTCACGGGAGCAGGAGGCGGTCCAGGAACAGCAGTCCCAGCAGGAACATCTTCCCAG ATTGTTCCTGGTCCACGTGGACGGCTCAGGTCTGGAACTGCTGAGCTCTCCGACTGTGGAGGAAGAGTTCCATCAGGCCCGCTCCGATCCTGCCGTGGCCCTGCTGAAGGAGCCGCTGCCGGACTCAGGTGCTCGCTTCACGAGCCTCTCTGAAGTCCCGGACAACACCCGGATGACGTCTGTGTCTTTTTCAGGCGGCTTTGGTATCACCGTCCTGCGGCCCGCTCGCCGGAGTCTGTGGTCGCAGTGGACGGTGGGAAAAAGGCTCCCTGAGATCGCCCCGCCCAACCTCAGGAACCGCAGCTGGGCGGACTTCCCCCGCACAGAG AACAAGACTCCAGGTCCTGGCTTTGGGACCACCTTTGGAAAAGAGGCGTCTGGAGCGCCGCGCCGACCTATCAGGAGCTGCCCTGACGTTCTGGAGATGAGGGAGCTGTGTGAGCACCGGCCGCTCGGCAGCGTGGACCGGGACGCCCTGGACGCGCGTCTGATG GAATACATCGAGGCTCTGATGAGCAGGACGCAGCGGttagaggagatggaggtgaaggagcCTGGCGCCGCGCTGGAGACGCTTGGCACCACGGAAGCGTCCTGGCCTTCAGCAGCCGCCGGCCCTGCGTTCGCCAGGACGCCGTCAG aggtggCGGCCTTGTACGACCAGGGGCTCGCCGCCGCGCAGCGGCACGGGGGCGCACGGGACGCATCCTCCAG GGCCGCTGCTGGGAGGACGTCCGGATGGCCCGAACGTCTCAGGCGCCACAG GCAGGAACTCTCTCAGCACCAAACCCTCAGAGCTGCTCTCAGGGACAAGAGCTTTGTTCCGTACTTCCACCCAGAGAACCTCCCTCTGTACCAG aaCTTAGTGCAGCCGACCCCGTCCGCGGAGCCGTCTCCCGTCCGGAGGTCCGAGACGTCTGGCGTCTTCCTGCCTCAGCAGAGCTGTGAGTCCAGAGGGAGAGACTCTGGGTACGGGCTTCTTTTCAGACCTGCGTTTGACCTGCGTTTGTTCTCCGCAGCCCCCCGACCCTCCATCCCAGCTCCGCCTCAGTCCGACAG CGGCACGGCAggaagtgacaggaagtgtgagcGGTCGCTGTCAGACGCCGCCACGCAGACCTCGGGTCTGGTGAACGGAGCAGGAGGGTTTCTCTCCGCACCTGCGTGTCCCTCAG TTGGTGCTTCGTCTCCTCACTATAAATCCGTCTACGTGGACGTGACCGGGAAGCCCAGGAGCACCAGAGTCCGGCTGCCGGCGAGCGTCCTGAGCTCCGCAGGTCACTTTGAGCCCAACCAGAAG TTCCTGACGGTGGAAGAACCGGTGAAGAGAAGGTGTCGGCCCGTTTCTCTGAGCAGGGCTCAGGGGGCACTCAGAAGCTTCCAGCTGTTTCCCTCCACGGTGGACTTTGGCACGCTGGCAGAGGGAAGCTCCGCCTCCGTGACGGTGAGGATGAAGAATGTGGGCGTGGACCTGTGCAG GTTCCAAGTGAAGCAGCCTCCTCTGAAGACGGGCCTGCGAGTGCTGTACACGCCCGGGCCG GTGCCTGCAGGGCTGCACGTggatctgcagctccagctgctggcgACGGCTGCGGACGCCTCAGGAGCATCTCAGACCCGCATCCACCACGATCTCCTCATCCAGACTGAGCTGGAGATCCTCTACCTGCCCGTCACTGCTA CCATTTGTCTCCAGGCTCCATCGGACCAGGAAGCTCTACCTTTCAGAACCTGA